The stretch of DNA CCGCTTTACTGGCACAAAAGGAAAAAAAGGAACCCTCCCCTGCAAAAAACATGGTGAAGCTGAACCTGACGGCGCTGGCATTCAAAAACATCAGCCTGCAGTACGAACGGGCTGTGGCAAAGAAGGTTACGGTGGCCGGAACCTTCCGGTATATGCCTACGGGGAGCATCCCTTTTAAAAGTACATTCATCACGATCGCCGATGACCCGGATACAGAACGCCAACTGAATAACCTGAAAGTGGGCAATATCGCCTTTATGCCTGAAGTACGGTTTTACTTCAGCAAAAAGCGCTTACCGGGATTTTACGGGCCTGTTTGGAAGCACGGCGAGGTATAGGCGCCGAAGTTCCTTTTGAATACGATGATGCCGGCATTCCAAAACCATTCCCATGAGCGGGAACATTACCACGATCACCGGCGGACTGTGATGATCGGGTCACAGTTCGAAGCTCGGCGGCCCGGTTTATTTAGAC from Chitinophagaceae bacterium encodes:
- a CDS encoding DUF3575 domain-containing protein, producing the protein MKKITLLLFVSLCTTALLAQKEKKEPSPAKNMVKLNLTALAFKNISLQYERAVAKKVTVAGTFRYMPTGSIPFKSTFITIADDPDTERQLNNLKVGNIAFMPEVRFYFSKKRLPGFYGPVWKHGEV